GTCCGGCCGTCCGAACGTCGAGATGGTCCCGGTGGGGGTCGATCCCGACCACGCGACCATCGGGCCGGAGTTCCGCGACCGGGCGGGGGCGGTCATCGGCGCGCTCGAATCCGCCGATCCCGCGGAGATCAAGGCGCAGATGGAGACCGACGGCGAGATCGAACTCGACGCGGGCGGCGAGGTGGTCGTCCTCGCGCCCGACGCCGTCGAGGTCGTCGAGGAGCAGCGCGCCGCCAGCGGTGAGGAGGTTCAGGTGCTCGAACTGGACGACGCGACCGTCCTCATCTACGAGGGCTGAGCGACTCGCGTCGGTTCCACATCGGTTCGGCTTTTATCCACGCCCGGCCAGTCGTGGGCATGGACGAACGAATCCGCGAGCACGCCCGCGTGCTCGTCGAGTGGAGCGCCCGCGTCGAGCGCGGCGACGACGTCGTCGTGAGCGTCGGCCCCGACGCCCACGAACTCGCCGTGGCGGTCTGCGAACTGCTCGGCGAGCGTGGTGCGAACGTCGCGACGACCTACGACTCCGGCGAACTCACGCGTGCGTACCTCCGCGCGCACGACGGTGACTTCGAGACGCCGGACCACCGGCTCGCGCTGTACGAGCGCGCGGACGTCGTGCTCTCACTCGGCGGGGGACGCAACACAAGCGCCACCGCCGACGTTCCGGGGGAGGCGCGACAGGCGTACGCGAGGGCGCAGACGCCCGTCCGCGAGGCGCGCATGGACACCCGGTGGGTCTCGACGGTCCACCCGACGCGGTCGCTCGCCCAGCAGGCCGGGATGGCCGTGGAGGAGTACCGGGAGTTCGCCTACGGCGCGATCCTCCGGGACTGGGCGGCGCTCGCCGACGAGATGGGCCGGATGAAGGACCTCCTCGACGAGGGGAGCGAGGTCCGGCTCGTAAAGGAGGACACCGACCTCACGATGTCGATCGAGGGACGCACCGCGGTCAACAGCGCCGCGAGCGTCGCCTACGACAGCCACAACCTCCCCTCCGGCGAGGTGTTCACCGCGCCGTACGCGGCCGAGGGCGAGGTGTTCTTCGACGTGCCGATGACGCTGCACGGCAAGCGCGTCCGGAACGTCCGCCTGGCGTTCGAGGGCGGCGAGGTCGTCGACTACTCCGCAGAGGCGAACGAGGGGGTCCTCGAGGAGATCCTCACGACCGACGAGGGGGCGCGGCGGCTCGGCGAACTCGGCGTCGGCATGAACCGCGGGATCGACCGCTTCACGGACAACATCCTCTTCGACGAGAAGATGGGCGACACCGTACACATGGCGGTCGGCCGCGCCTACGACTCGAACCTCCCCGAGAGCGAGGAGGGGAATCAGAGCGCCGTCCACGTGGATATGATCACCGACGTGAGCGAGGACTCGCGCCTGGAGATCGACGGCGAGGTGGTCCAGCGCGACGGGCGCTTCCGCTGGGAGGAGGGGTTCGAGGGGTAGCCCTACCGCGAGTAGCGCGATACCCGACAATGGCAAACAGGCGACGCCGCGGCGGGGGCTGTTCGCGGGGCGTGGCGTCGCGCACCCGCGAGCGCCCCGCGACGACTCTCACGTCACACGGACGCTGGTCCCGCTCCCGGATATAAAGATACGGACGGGGCGACTGTTGAGCGCCCCGCCTCGAATTGCACCAGCGCGGTAGCCGCGAGTGAGCGCCCCAGGCGCGAACGAGCGGGCCGACGACCGAGCGGAGTTTCCGCGAGCCAACGGCGAGCGGGAGCACGCTGGACGAGCGCAGCGAGTCCAGCGGAGCGCTCGGAGAGCGCGAAGCGAGGGAGGAGTGCTTTTGATCGAGCTTTTACAGAGGGGCCGCCGGAGGCGGCCCCTCGTAGTAAAAGGTCGTTGTCTAGAAGTAATCGACGCTCGGGGGCAGTTCCGTCTTCATGCCCTTGCGCTCTCGGATCTCCGTGATCGTCTCGCCCTGGAGGTTGTCGGCCATGACCTGGAAGCCGGCGTTCTCGGTGTTCCAGGAGGCACGCCCCTCGGTGGCGCTCCGAATGTCGCTGGAGAAGCCGAGCATCTCGGAGACGGGCGCGACGCCCTCGACGACCATGAGGTCGCCCTCCTGGTACATGTCGTCGACGCGGCCGCGGCGGCCCTGGATCTCGCCGCTCGCGGGCCCCATGTGCTCGTTGGGGACGTCGATGCGGACGTTCTGGATGGGTTCGAGGAGCCGCACCTCCGCGTCGATGAGCGCGCCGTGGACGGCCTGGCGGGTCGCCGGGATGACCTGCGCCGGGCCGCGGTGGATGGCGTCCTCGTGGAGCTTCGCGTCGTGGAGGCGGATGAGCGCGCCCTGCACCGGCTCGGCGGCGAGCGGCCCGTCGTCGAGGGCCTCCTCCAGGCCCTCGATGACGAGTTCCATCGTCTCGTTCAGGTGCTGGATACCCTTCGTGTCGTCGATGAGGATGTTCGTCCCGTAGATGTGCTCGACGTTCTGGGAGGTGTCCTTGTCCATGCCGGCCTCCTGGAGGGCCTCGCGGCGCTCCAGTTCGGGCATGTCCATGGACGCCTCGCCGAGCTTCAGGATGTCGACGATGTCCTGACTGAGGGGTTCGACGCTGATGTAGAACCGGTTGTGGCGGTTCGGCGAGATGCCCTCGACGACGTCGCCGGCCCTGGTGGGCTGTTCGCGGAAGACGACGATCGGCTCGCCCGTGATGACCGGGATGCCCTGGTTGCGCTCGATGCGCTGGGTGATGACTTCGAGGTGGAGTTCGCCCTGGCCGCTGATGAGGTGCTCGCCGGTGTCCTCGTTGATCTCGATGCGGATCGTCGGGTCCTCCTTCGACACCTGGCGGAGCGTCTCGATGAGCTTCGGCAGGTCGTCCATGCTCTTGGCCTCGACGGACTTCGTGATGACGGGCTCGGAGATGTGTTCGATCGACTCGAAGGGCGTCATCTCGATGGAGGAGACGGTAGAGCCGGCGATGGCGTCGCGCAGGCCGGTCACGGCGGCGATGTTCCCCGCGGGGACGCGCTCGACCTCCTCGCGCTCGCCGCCCATGAAGATGCCGACGGACTGGACGCGGTTCTTCCCGGCCGTCCCGGAGACGTAGAGTTCCTGGCCCTTCTCGATGGTGCCGGAGAAGACGCGGCCGGTGGCGATCTCGCCCGCGTGCGGGTCCATGGAGATGTCGGTGACCATGAGGACGACCTCGCCCTCGTCGTCGACGAGGCGCATCTGCTCTGCGAGTTCCGACTCCGAGTCGCCGCGCCAGATCCGCGGGATGCGGCGGGGCTGGGCGTCGATGGGGTTGGGGAAGTGCTCACAGACCATGTCGAGCACGACGTCCGAGAGCGGCGTCCGCTCGTGGAGTTCCTCGCGCTCGCCGGCGCGCTCGAGGTCGATGATGTCGCCGAAGTCCATGCCCGTCTCCTGCATCGAGGGCATCGAGACGCCCCACTTGTACAGGGCCGACCCGAACGCGACGGTGCCCTCCTCGACGGAGACGCGCCAGTCGCCGACGTCGTCCATCTCCTCGGTCATGCCGCGGATGAGTTCGTTCACGTCGCGGATGACCGCCATGAGCCGCTGCTGCATCTCCTGGGGTCCCTCCTGGAGTTCCGAGATGAGGCGGTCGACCTTGTTGATGAACAGCGCGGGCTTCACGCCCTCGCGGAGCGCCTGCCGGAGGACGGTCTCCGTCTGGGGCATCGCGCCCTCGACGGCGTCGACGACCACGAGCGCCCCGTCGACGGCTCGCATCGCGCGCGTCACGTCGCCGCCGAAGTCGACGTGGCCGGGCGTGTCGATGAGGTTGATGAGGTGGTTCTTCTCGTCGTACTCGTGGGTCATCGAGACGTTCGCGGCGTCGATCGTGATGCCGCGCTCCTGCTCGTCCTCCTCGGTGTCCATCGCCAGCTGGTGGCCGGCCGTCTCGTCGGAGATCATGCCCGCGCCCGCGAGCAGGTTGTCGGAGAGTGTCGTCTTCCCGTGGTCGACGTGAGCGGCGATCGCGATGTTCCGGATGTTCTCCGGCTTGTCCATCAGCCGCTCGCATTCCTGTACGATTTTCTTACGTCGGCCCATTACCGGGTCATACCGACAGCGTAGTGAAAAGGGTAGTGTTTCGCCCGCAGGATTTCGCTCGAATATTGTGAGAATACGCCTCATACCGCGCGGACGCGCCGATTCCGTCGCGACCGCGAGCGCGCGCCGTGCGGTCCCCGAGTCGCCTCTGCGCGGTCTCCGCGTCTCCTCTGCGCGCGGTCCTACCGTCGCTCTCGAACGCGCTCGTAGGCCCACCGAACGCGCTTGAACGCCTCCCGATCCCCGCCGGCGTCGGGGTGCGTCTCCTTCGCCCGCTCGCGGTACGCCCGCCTGATCGCGTCCGCGTCGGCGTCCGCGTCCACGCCGAGCACGCGGTAGGCCGCCGCGAGTTCGGGATCGATCCCGACCGCCGCCCCGCCGGGTGCCCGTCCGTCGATTCCGCGTCCGTCGGACCCCCGTCGGTCGGTTCCGCGCCGGTTCGTCCCTCGCCCGCCGTTCGCGGCCCCCGCGCCGCCCGTCCGCGAGCGTCCGGTCGTCCGCCCGTCTGCGTCTCCCCGACCGTTACTCGCGGTTCCGTTCCGATCGTTTCTACTTCCCGCCCCCGTCCAGCCGTCGCGCGCGCCGTCCGCCCAGCGCCAGTCGTCGCCGGTCCACTCGCCGTCTCCCGCGTCGCGCCCGCCGACGGTCGCCCGCCAGCCCTCGCGGTGCCAGTCGTCGGCGGGCGTCCGTTCGCGCCGCCCGTCGGTCCACTCCCCCTCGACGCCGATTCGCTCGTAGATGTCGCCGACGACGCGCTCGTTGCCGTAGCGCCAGCAGCGGTGTCCCCCGACGGCGAGCGCGAGCGCGACGGGCAGGGCGAGCGGCGTCCCGGTGACGCCGACGATGCACGCGATCGCCGCCGTCGCTCCGAGGACCGCCGCGAGCGCGAGTGCGACCCAGCCGAGCACGGTCACCATTCCGTCGCTTTCGTAGTAAATCTCCCGCCGCGATCGGTTCGCCGCACCCCTCGCACGCGCCGTCATAAGAGTCATACTCGCCCCGACCGTGGTACGCGTGAGCATGGACGTTCGAGTGTTAGGCGGCGGACCGACGGGGCCGTTTCTCAGCGCGCAGGGGCTGTTCGAGACGGAGTACGACCTCTCGAAGCCGGTGCGCGTGCGCGTCCGGCGGGACCCCGACGAGCGGACGTGGACGGGTCACTACCCCGACCACCACGTCCTGAACATCTCCGCCCAGGCGGCCACCAGCGCGATGGCGCGCGAACTCGCCCTCCACGAGTACGCCCACATGCGGCGCAACGAGGAGGCCCACCCCTCCCACACCCAGTCGACGGCGGAGGCCATCTACATCGGACTGGCCGGGCGGCGCGTCGAGCAGCGTAAGCTCACCCACTGCTACCAGATCGCGAACCACATGAAGGACATCTACGCCGACGACATCACGCTCTCGGTCGCCCCGGCGGACAAACTCGTCTCCTTCCTGGAGGCGAGCCTCGCGGCGGCGCTGGCGGACCGCCCGCACGACCCGCCGCGGGGCCACCGGCTCACGCCCGCGTCCGATCCCGAGATCACCGTCGTCAACGCCGCGTTCGCCCTCGCGCTGGTCGAGCGCCACGACCTCGTCGGGACGGACCACCGCCTCTACGACCTCGCGCACGCCGCGGCCGACGACGCGCCGGGCGTCCCCCTCGAACGGTTCAAGCACCACTTCGAGACGCTGGCGGACGACCCTGATCCGAGCGAGTACCGCAAGGCGCTCGTGGACGTCACCAGACGGTACGCGGTCGAGACGGGGCAGGCGGCCGATTGATCCACCCGACGGACGTAGCGGGACGTCCACCGGGCGACCGCCACGTCGCGCGCCTCCACGGCGTACCGTTCGTCGATGCCGTGATCCCGGTGGCGTCCCGGTGCACGCGTCTCCCCGCCGATTCGAGCGCCCGTCACGGCGCACGACTACGTCGTCGGCGATACGGCCGCCGGTCGGATGCGGGTCCGCTACGGTTTCGGCCCGATCGCGCCCGGCACGACCGTCTCGCCCCGTCCGTGAACGCCAAGGGACGGGACCGCCTCGTATCGACCCATGAGCCGCCGAGTCCTCGTCACGGGCGCGACCGGTACTACCGGGTCGGCCGTGGTCGAGTCGCTGCTCGCCGCCGACTACGACGCGGTCGCCGCGGTCCGCGACGTCGCCGCCGCGCGCGAGCGGTTCGGTCGCGGCGTCGAGTACGCCCGCTTCGACTTCACCGACCCGGCGACCTACGACGCCCTCGGCGGTGCTGACGCACTCTACCTCGTTCGGCCGCCGGCGCTGAGCCGGGTCCACAGGGACGTGTTTCCCGTCGTCGACGCGGCCGAGCGCGCGGGCGTCGAGCGAGTCGTCTTCCTGTCCGTGCTGGGCGCGGAGAAGGCCCCGCCGATCCCGCACCGGCGGATCGAGCGGCGGCTCGAACGCTCGTCGCTCTCGCATACGTTCCTCCGAGCGGCGTACTTCATGCAGAACCTGAGCGGCGTCCACGCGGTCGACGTGCGCGAGCGCGACGAGGTGTACGTTCCCGCGGGAACCGGCCGGGTCGGCATGGTGGACGCCCGCGACGTGGCGGCCGTCGCCGCCCGCGCGCTCGTCGAACCGGATCGCGCGAATCAGGCCTACGACCTCACCGGCCCGGAGGCCCTCGGCTTCGACGCGGTGGCCCGGACGCTCTCGTCGGTGCTCGGTCGCGGGATACGCTACCCAGCGCCCTCCTACCCGGCGTTCGTCCGGCGGCTGCGCGCCCGCGGCTACCCGTGGGGGTACGTCGCGGTGCTGTGCGGCATTTACGCGCCGGTCCGCCTGCACCGGGCGGACCGGGTCACCGACGCGGTGAGCCGGCTCCTCGGCCGTCCGCCCCGCTCGTTCGAGGCGTTCGCGGAGGGCGACCGCTCGCCGTGGTCGCCGACCTGAGCCGTTTCATCCGCTCTCGACGACTCCTCGTCGGCCGGCTCGCTCCTCACTCCCCCGCCAGTCACCCCTTGTCGACCATGTCAGAGCGATCGTAGTCGACCTGTTCGGGCAGGTAGACGTTCGCGTCGGGGTGCTGGTCCGCGTCCTCGACGACCTCGCCCTCTTCGCGGAGGCGCTCGACGGCGGCCTTCGCCTCCCGACGGTCCACGTGACCGACGACGCTCATCGCATCGAGCAGACGTTCCTCGGGGATCCCCCGGCTACCGGTCGGGTTCTTCGGCTCGAACGCCGCCTCCCCCTGCATGAACCGCAGGTACGCCCGCGGGTCGTTCGACCCGGCCAGCCGCTCGTGCCAGTTCGCGGGATAGGTGCTGAGCCGCCCCGAGGGGAGTCCGTACACCGCATCGCCGTCGACCCACGTCTCGCTGTCTGTGCGTCGATCGTCGAGGGCGCTCGACAGCGCCTCGTCCTCCGCGGGAACGCCCCGCTCTGCGAGCGCCGTCGCGTACGCCTCGACGACCTCGGGTTCGACGCCGGGCGTCTCGTCGCCGTGGTGGCGCTCGACCAGCGACAGGAACTCCTTCGGCAGGAGGCTCTCTCCGTGGTGCTCCGCCTCGTCGAGGACGCGCTCGTTCAGGTCTACCATCGTTTCCGACCTTCGCACGCCAACTGTAAAAACCCGGTGCGGGCGTGCAATCGGAGCGTCGCGGGTGGCGGTCCGATCCCCGACGTATTCGACGCGACGCGATAGGACTCGGGGGAGGGGAGATCGACGGAGGCGAGAGGGGTGGAGAGATGGGAGGAGGTGAGGGACGGGAGGAGATGGAGAGATGGGAGGAGGTGAGGAGACGAGAGGAGACGAAACGATACGGAGAGACGAGAGGGGTTACCGTGCCGCGGCGGCGACGCGCTCTTTCTCTTCCTTCTGGTTGATCGCGTAGGTCTGGACGTCGTAGTTGGCCGCGCCGATGAGCTGCGAGGCGAGCGCCTCGGCGGCGGGCGTGGCGGTCTTGAACGACGCGTTGTACGCGCCCTCGGCGATGAACTTGAGCGACTGGTCGACCCGGCGCTGGGGTGCGACGTCGACGGCCTTCGGGACCGAGATGCCGCCGTACTTGAGCCGGACGGTCTCCTCGCGCGGGCCGGCGTTCTCGACGGCCTGGACGAGCACCTGCACGGGGTTCTCCTCCGTGCGGTCGTGGACGATGTCGAACGCCTCGCGGACGATCTTCATCGTCTTCTGCTTCTTGCCGGTGTTCTCCTCGGTCTGCATCAGGCGGTTGACGAGCCGCTCGACGATGCTGATCTCGGACTTCTTGAACTGCTTCGAGGAGTGTCGACCCATCGTGTGGGCGATAGGGGTGAGCGTGATGTAGCGCTCCATCGAGGGGTCGGAGAAGGCGATGTCGGAGACGTCCCACTTCGTGAAGAGCAGCGCGTCGACGCTCGTTTCCTCCTCGTCGGTGCCGGCGGGCGGCTCGGGGTCAGGTGCTTCGCTCTCGCTCACGCGAACCACCCTCGGTGGTGAGCGTGAGTAGATGAGTCACAGCCCGCACAGCGAAGCGAGCGGGAATGTCTTAGCGTACTCATGTTAGCGCACCGGTTTCTCCGCGTTGCCGCGCACCAGTTCGACGAGCGACACGCCGTTTACCTTCTCGACCTTGTAGTTCACGCCGGAGAGGTCGCCCATCGCGCGACCCTTCGCGCCACCGATCCCGGCGATGGTGACCTCGTCGTGCTCGTCGATGAACGAGATCGCGCCGTCGCCGGGGCAGAACGCCGTGACCTGCTTGCCGTTCTTGATGAGCTGGACCCGGACGCACTTCCGGATGGCGGAGTTGGGCTGCTTCGCCTCGATCCCCACCTTCTCCAGGACGATACCTCGACCCTGCGGTGCGCCCTCGAGCGGGTCGGACTTCTTGCCGA
The Halomarina pelagica DNA segment above includes these coding regions:
- a CDS encoding aminopeptidase, whose translation is MDERIREHARVLVEWSARVERGDDVVVSVGPDAHELAVAVCELLGERGANVATTYDSGELTRAYLRAHDGDFETPDHRLALYERADVVLSLGGGRNTSATADVPGEARQAYARAQTPVREARMDTRWVSTVHPTRSLAQQAGMAVEEYREFAYGAILRDWAALADEMGRMKDLLDEGSEVRLVKEDTDLTMSIEGRTAVNSAASVAYDSHNLPSGEVFTAPYAAEGEVFFDVPMTLHGKRVRNVRLAFEGGEVVDYSAEANEGVLEEILTTDEGARRLGELGVGMNRGIDRFTDNILFDEKMGDTVHMAVGRAYDSNLPESEEGNQSAVHVDMITDVSEDSRLEIDGEVVQRDGRFRWEEGFEG
- a CDS encoding elongation factor EF-2, translated to MGRRKKIVQECERLMDKPENIRNIAIAAHVDHGKTTLSDNLLAGAGMISDETAGHQLAMDTEEDEQERGITIDAANVSMTHEYDEKNHLINLIDTPGHVDFGGDVTRAMRAVDGALVVVDAVEGAMPQTETVLRQALREGVKPALFINKVDRLISELQEGPQEMQQRLMAVIRDVNELIRGMTEEMDDVGDWRVSVEEGTVAFGSALYKWGVSMPSMQETGMDFGDIIDLERAGEREELHERTPLSDVVLDMVCEHFPNPIDAQPRRIPRIWRGDSESELAEQMRLVDDEGEVVLMVTDISMDPHAGEIATGRVFSGTIEKGQELYVSGTAGKNRVQSVGIFMGGEREEVERVPAGNIAAVTGLRDAIAGSTVSSIEMTPFESIEHISEPVITKSVEAKSMDDLPKLIETLRQVSKEDPTIRIEINEDTGEHLISGQGELHLEVITQRIERNQGIPVITGEPIVVFREQPTRAGDVVEGISPNRHNRFYISVEPLSQDIVDILKLGEASMDMPELERREALQEAGMDKDTSQNVEHIYGTNILIDDTKGIQHLNETMELVIEGLEEALDDGPLAAEPVQGALIRLHDAKLHEDAIHRGPAQVIPATRQAVHGALIDAEVRLLEPIQNVRIDVPNEHMGPASGEIQGRRGRVDDMYQEGDLMVVEGVAPVSEMLGFSSDIRSATEGRASWNTENAGFQVMADNLQGETITEIRERKGMKTELPPSVDYF
- a CDS encoding J domain-containing protein, whose translation is MVTVLGWVALALAAVLGATAAIACIVGVTGTPLALPVALALAVGGHRCWRYGNERVVGDIYERIGVEGEWTDGRRERTPADDWHREGWRATVGGRDAGDGEWTGDDWRWADGARDGWTGAGSRNDRNGTASNGRGDADGRTTGRSRTGGAGAANGGRGTNRRGTDRRGSDGRGIDGRAPGGAAVGIDPELAAAYRVLGVDADADADAIRRAYRERAKETHPDAGGDREAFKRVRWAYERVRERR
- a CDS encoding DUF5781 family protein gives rise to the protein MDVRVLGGGPTGPFLSAQGLFETEYDLSKPVRVRVRRDPDERTWTGHYPDHHVLNISAQAATSAMARELALHEYAHMRRNEEAHPSHTQSTAEAIYIGLAGRRVEQRKLTHCYQIANHMKDIYADDITLSVAPADKLVSFLEASLAAALADRPHDPPRGHRLTPASDPEITVVNAAFALALVERHDLVGTDHRLYDLAHAAADDAPGVPLERFKHHFETLADDPDPSEYRKALVDVTRRYAVETGQAAD
- a CDS encoding NmrA family NAD(P)-binding protein; amino-acid sequence: MSRRVLVTGATGTTGSAVVESLLAADYDAVAAVRDVAAARERFGRGVEYARFDFTDPATYDALGGADALYLVRPPALSRVHRDVFPVVDAAERAGVERVVFLSVLGAEKAPPIPHRRIERRLERSSLSHTFLRAAYFMQNLSGVHAVDVRERDEVYVPAGTGRVGMVDARDVAAVAARALVEPDRANQAYDLTGPEALGFDAVARTLSSVLGRGIRYPAPSYPAFVRRLRARGYPWGYVAVLCGIYAPVRLHRADRVTDAVSRLLGRPPRSFEAFAEGDRSPWSPT
- a CDS encoding 30S ribosomal protein S7; the protein is MSESEAPDPEPPAGTDEEETSVDALLFTKWDVSDIAFSDPSMERYITLTPIAHTMGRHSSKQFKKSEISIVERLVNRLMQTEENTGKKQKTMKIVREAFDIVHDRTEENPVQVLVQAVENAGPREETVRLKYGGISVPKAVDVAPQRRVDQSLKFIAEGAYNASFKTATPAAEALASQLIGAANYDVQTYAINQKEEKERVAAAAR
- a CDS encoding 30S ribosomal protein S12: MANGKYAARKLNKDRQRHRWSDSEYARRARGLGKKSDPLEGAPQGRGIVLEKVGIEAKQPNSAIRKCVRVQLIKNGKQVTAFCPGDGAISFIDEHDEVTIAGIGGAKGRAMGDLSGVNYKVEKVNGVSLVELVRGNAEKPVR